One region of Zingiber officinale cultivar Zhangliang chromosome 7B, Zo_v1.1, whole genome shotgun sequence genomic DNA includes:
- the LOC122005109 gene encoding probable xyloglucan endotransglucosylase/hydrolase protein 23, with translation MLMASALFSLYFVLLAISSTSTAMPGNFNRDVDITWGNGRGKILNAGQLITLSLDKTSGSGFQSKNQYIYGRFDVQLKLVPGNSAGTVTTFYLSSQGQMHDEIDLEFLGNLSGDPYTLHTNVFTQGRGNREKQFKLWFDPTMDFHTYSILWNPKHIVFYVDGTPIREFENMEAKGVAYPKRQAMRVYASLWAAEDWATRGGMVKADWSQAPFAAAFKGYEANGCVWPAAGGGATACSARGSSWMWQELDATSLRRMRWVQRNYMIYNYCTDAKRFPQGMPPECSAAP, from the exons ATGCTCATGGCGTCCGCTCTCTTCTCTCTCTACTTTGTGTTGCTTGCCATTTCTTCTACAAGCACGGCAATGCCCGGAAATTTCAACCGGGACGTTGACATCACCTGGGGTAACGGCCGTGGAAAAATCCTCAACGCCGGACAACTCATCACGCTCTCCCTCGACAAGACCTCCGGATCCGGCTTCCAGTCTAAGAACCAATACATTTACGGCCGGTTCGACGTGCAGCTCAAACTCGTTCCGGGAAATTCTGCAGGCACCGTCACCACCTTCTAT TTATCTTCTCAAGGGCAAATGCACGATGAGATCGATTTGGAGTTCCTGGGGAATCTCAGCGGCGACCCCTACACTCTCCACACCAACGTGTTCACGCAGGGGAGGGGAAACAGAGAGAAGCAGTTCAAACTCTGGTTCGATCCCACCATGGATTTCCACACCTACTCCATTTTGTGGAATCCCAAACACATTGT TTTCTACGTGGACGGGACGCCGATCAGAGAGTTCGAGAACATGGAGGCGAAGGGGGTGGCGTACCCGAAGAGGCAGGCGATGCGGGTGTACGCGAGCCTGTGGGCAGCAGAGGACTGGGCGACGAGGGGCGGGATGGTGAAGGCGGATTGGTCACAGGCACCTTTCGCGGCCGCGTTCAAAGGCTACGAGGCCAATGGGTGCGTGTGGCCTGCCGCCGGCGGAGGCGCCACCGCTTGCTCCGCCCGCGGAAGTTCGTGGATGTGGCAGGAGTTGGACGCGACGAGCCTGAGGAGGATGAGGTGGGTGCAGAGGAACTACATGATCTACAATTACTGCACCGATGCCAAGAGGTTCCCCCAGGGAATGCCGCCGGAATGCTCTGCTGCGCCTTGA
- the LOC122005108 gene encoding ribosomal RNA processing protein 1 homolog: MDALLTGAIIAKRLASCNRVARERAVRAFSSWICRQPNDAVTDADLIKVWKGLFYCFWHADKLPVQAELAGRLAALVETLPPPLAFRYFEAFLVTIRREWGGIDFLRLDKFYLLIRKFLRHAFLLLRKKGWDPDLVSRMMGILLEKSLLAADNYLANGVKYHLSEAFLDETNDLLPFLVDTLDLVLKPFILVLEKSADRILVNKIKINMFDRFLENGRKLLNLMKAGSQVELNTEEEKLGKITLSLALSKMFFDAASALETLQANRKILFNLHEGFLKLENDLEKSGVHISAEFLDNGCSQDVSSTVVIESTEQAEIKNEGIEGNPDDKQSKKRKKPKASSDADQRKKKKTDKMKSLDSVSESYVVEPSSEVDVVNAGIQNGDMMETHETIDFNESVISNLQRQFEKAAAEADILNGSDQMSASPTTPIAKIAVKKRRTKAISAGANENGSSPNSGSITGKSGKKVRFSMKSNLVWKPNSPLPPQSLRLPPSVTPKGSALKKGVPPGPIKETSSKVKKMKAKTSSVKKIRIAVKSPSAIKRLRKLQSRSV; the protein is encoded by the coding sequence ATGGACGCCCTCCTTACCGGCGCCATCATCGCAAAACGCCTTGCGTCTTGCAACAGAGTCGCTCGGGAACGCGCCGTCCGCGCCTTCTCTTCCTGGATCTGCCGCCAACCTAACGACGCCGTCACCGATGCGGACCTGATCAAAGTCTGGAAGGGTCTCTTCTACTGCTTCTGGCACGCAGACAAGCTTCCCGTCCAGGCCGAACTCGCCGGCCGCCTCGCCGCTCTTGTTGAAACCCTGCCTCCGCCCCTTGCCTTCAGATACTTCGAGGCCTTCCTCGTTACCATCCGACGGGAGTGGGGTGGCATCGATTTCCTACGCCTTGACAAGTTCTACCTTCTTATTAGGAAGTTCCTACGGCATGCTTTCTTGCTGCTGAGGAAGAAAGGATGGGATCCCGACCTCGTCAGCCGGATGATGGGAATATTGTTGGAAAAATCGCTTCTTGCAGCCGACAATTACTTAGCCAATGGGGTCAAGTACCATCTATCGGAGGCCTTCTTGGACGAGACGAATGATCTCCTTCCTTTTCTTGTGGACACACTAGACTTGGTGCTGAAGCCCTTTATTTTAGTGTTGGAGAAATCTGCGGATAGGATACTTGTGAATAAGATAAAGATAAACATGTTTGATCGGTTCCTTGAGAACGGCAGGAAGTTGCTGAATCTGATGAAAGCTGGAAGTCAGGTGGAGTTGAACACTGAAGAGGAGAAACTTGGAAAGATTACTTTGTCGCTAGCACTTTCGAAGATGTTCTTTGATGCAGCTTCAGCTTTGGAAACTCTACAAGCAAATcggaaaattttgtttaatttgcaTGAAGGTTTTCTTAAGTTGGAGAACGATTTAGAAAAATCTGGAGTGCATATCTCAGCCGAGTTCTTGGATAATGGGTGCTCACAGGATGTGAGTAGTACCGTGGTTATAGAAAGCACTGAGCAGGCTGAAATTAAGAATGAAGGTATTGAAGGTAACCCAGATGACAAACAAAGTAAGAAGAGGAAGAAACCAAAGGCATCTTCAGATGCTGAtcagaggaaaaagaaaaagactgATAAAATGAAATCTTTAGATTCTGTTTCGGAGAGTTATGTAGTCGAACCAAGTAGTGAGGTCGATGTAGTTAATGCTGGGATTCAGAATGGGGATATGATGGAAACCCATGAAACGATTGATTTTAATGAGTCTGTAATTTCAAACCTGCAGAGACAATTTGAGAAGGCTGCTGCTGAAGCCGACATCCTTAATGGAAGCGATCAAATGAGTGCTTCACCAACCACACCGATAGCTAAGATTGCTGTAAAGAAGAGAAGAACAAAGGCTATATCTGCAGGAGCCAATGAAAATGGAAGCAGTCCTAACTCTGGGAGTATTACGGGAAAAAGTGGTAAGAAGGTGAGGTTTTCGATGAAGAGTAACTTGGTCTGGAAGCCAAATAGCCCTCTGCCTCCACAGAGTTTGAGATTACCTCCATCTGTTACTCCAAAAGGTAGTGCTCTTAAGAAGGGCGTTCCTCCTGGACCTATCAAGGAAACATCTTCTAAAGTTAAGAAAATGAAGGCGAAAACAAGCTCGGTAAAGAAGATCAGGATTGCTGTTAAGAGCCCTTCAGCCATCAAGCGCCTTCGGAAGCTGCAAAGTCGCTCTGTGTAG
- the LOC122005111 gene encoding probable xyloglucan endotransglucosylase/hydrolase protein 23 encodes MKGLLFAILTCSFWIIAQAGNFYQDFDTTWGDGRAKILDNGQRLTLTLDKTSGSGFQSKNEYLFGKLDMQIKLVPGNSAGTVTAYYLSSQGPTHDEIDFEFLGNLSGDPYTLHTNVFTQGKGNREMQFKLWFDPTKEFHTYSILWNPRHVIFMVDGTPIRDFKNLESRGIAFPKNQPMKIYSSLWNADDWATIGGAIKTDWSNAPFLASYKNFNADACVPASNAPNCALNAATSKNGWLNQELDSTGQERMKWVQQNYMIYNYCTDLKRFPQGLPPECSVA; translated from the exons ATGAAGGGCTTGCTGTTTGCTATCCTCACTTGTTCTTTTTGGATCATTGCCCAGGCTGGCAATTTTTACCAGGACTTCGACACCACCTGGGGTGATGGTCGAGCAAAGATCCTGGATAATGGCCAGCGTCTAACTTTGACACTCGACAAAACTTCAGGATCTGGCTTTCAGTCCAAGAATGAGTACCTCTTCGGTAAACTTGACATGCAGATCAAGCTAGTTCCTGGCAATTCTGCAGGCACTGTCACTGCCTACTAT TTATCTTCGCAAGGACCAACACATGATGAAATCGACTTCGAGTTCCTAGGAAATCTCAGTGGAGACCCATACACTCTCCATACCAATGTCTTCACGCAAGGGAAGGGCAACAGAGAGATGCAGTTCAAGCTGTGGTTTGATCCAACTAAGGAATTCCACACCTACTCCATCCTGTGGAACCCAAGACACGTCAT CTTCATGGTTGATGGCACGCCGATCAGAGACTTTAAAAACCTGGAATCCAGAGGTATTGCATTTCCTAAGAACCAGCCCATGAAGATCTACTCTAGCCTTTGGAATGCTGATGATTGGGCCACCATAGGCGGCGCCATCAAGACGGATTGGTCCAACGCACCGTTCCTGGCATCATACAAAAACTTCAACGCCGACGCTTGCGTTCCAGCTTCTAATGCCCCTAACTGTGCTCTGAATGCAGCTACAAGCAAGAATGGATGGTTGAATCAAGAACTGGATTCTACTGGCCAAGAAAGGATGAAATGGGTGCAGCAGAACTACATGATCTACAACTACTGCACTGATCTCAAGAGGTTCCCTCAGGGTCTGCCTCCGGAGTGCTCTGTTGCCTGA